In a single window of the Aquarana catesbeiana isolate 2022-GZ linkage group LG13, ASM4218655v1, whole genome shotgun sequence genome:
- the LOC141116590 gene encoding olfactory receptor 10A4-like, translating to MVQEFILIAFSSLKQLQLLLFFLVLIAFIICVTGNVTIIVLVRIEPLLQTPMYFFISTFAGLEIIFVMVTIPKLLDNLISGNKKISFIECFTQMFVFSGLGMTECYLLLVMAFDRYLAINSPLRYSAIMRKEMYTPLAVAPWIGGLSISSVTTTYTAQLKFCGPNQINHFICDVLPLQNLSCSDPFMSKITTIIAAILVVLFPVLIIIAFYIHITNTITKIKGAEGKQKAFSTCSSHLIVTSLYFGTGLVLYIRPTGSQNDKYLALIYTVLTPLLNPFIYTLRNSDVKTAITNLVLKKISCGL from the coding sequence ATGGTGCAAGAATTTATTTTAATTGCATTCTCCAGTTTAAAACAGCTCCAGTTACTACTGTTCTTCCTTGTTTTAATAGCATTCATCATCTGTGTTACAGGAAATGTTACCATCATCGTCTTAGTTAGGATTGAACCCTTGCTTCAAACTCCAATGTATTTTTTCATAAGTACTTTTGCTGGTCTTGAAATTATATTTGTGATGGTTACTATACCTAAGCTTCTGGATAATCTGATTTCAGGAAATAAGAAGATATCTTTCATTGAATGTTTCACACAGATGTTTGTTTTCAGTGGTTTGGGTATGACAGAATGTTATTTGTTATTAGTCATGGCCTTCGATAGATACTTAGCTATTAACAGTCCTTTACGTTATTCTGCTATTATGAGGAAGGAAATGTATACTCCATTAGCTGTGGCACCATGGATTGGTGGTCTTTCAATTTCTTCTGTGACTACTACTTATACAGCCCAACTGAAATTCTGTGGTCCTAACCAGATAAATCATTTCATCTGTGATGTTCTACCACTTCAGAATTTGTCTTGCTCTGATCCATTCATGAGCAAAATAACTACAATAATAGCGGCTATTCTTGTGGTACTTTTTCCAGTTTTAATTATAATAGCTTTCTATATTCACATTACTAACACTATCACAAAAATCAAGGGAGCTGAAGGCAAACAAAAAGCCTTCTCCACCTGTTCTTCTCACCTTATTGTGACCAGTCTTTATTTTGGAACAGGTCTTGTTCTGTACATCAGACCTACTGGGAGCCAAAATGACAAATATCTTGCTCTTATATACACAGTTCTTACCCCACTCTTAAATCCCTTCATTTATACTTTGAGGAACAGTGATGTGAAGACAGCAATAACAAATTTAGTCTTGAAGAAAATATCATGTggcctgtaa